The Candidatus Tanganyikabacteria bacterium genome contains a region encoding:
- a CDS encoding PilZ domain-containing protein — translation MASSETGTRQLRGPDAPRVGDEVVVLVGAHEVIGRVSRVTPHGVEVSFELPLEAGALGTPVAHATWRSGRESLFGLADASVVAKVSVLVDAGASAPEQRAYVRLDRRLAVDVALPGAARELATGSTQDLSTDGAKLKLNRGLKKGERVAVTLHLDEGALTTDAEVLRHRALKEGGHEVAVKFDMAPGDARSRLVRYVFARMRPGLKR, via the coding sequence ATGGCCAGCTCCGAGACCGGCACCCGCCAGCTGCGCGGCCCCGACGCGCCGCGGGTCGGCGACGAGGTCGTCGTGCTCGTGGGTGCGCACGAAGTGATCGGCAGGGTCTCGCGCGTGACGCCGCATGGCGTCGAGGTCTCCTTCGAACTGCCCCTGGAGGCCGGCGCACTGGGAACCCCGGTCGCGCACGCGACTTGGCGCAGCGGGCGCGAGAGCCTCTTCGGTCTGGCCGACGCCTCCGTGGTGGCGAAGGTCTCCGTCCTGGTGGACGCCGGCGCCTCCGCGCCGGAGCAACGCGCCTACGTACGGCTCGATCGGCGCCTCGCCGTGGACGTGGCCCTGCCTGGCGCCGCGCGGGAGCTCGCGACGGGGTCCACGCAGGATCTCTCCACCGACGGCGCGAAGCTGAAGTTGAACCGCGGGCTCAAGAAGGGCGAACGCGTGGCGGTGACCCTTCACCTGGACGAAGGGGCCCTGACGACCGACGCCGAGGTGCTCCGGCACCGGGCGCTCAAGGAGGGCGGACACGAAGTCGCGGTGAAGTTCGACATGGCGCCCGGCGATGCGCGCTCCCGCCTCGTCCGGTACGTCTTTGCCCGGATGCGGCCCGGTCTCAAGCGCTAA